A region from the Paenibacillus humicola genome encodes:
- a CDS encoding O-antigen ligase family protein, translating into MAAVLGMVAAATAAVLIVSVCRNGLFFDAMFYPWVWMLIAGFAAAWTCAVWHELRRRETRPASGASALRRVWNRGRTAAAAAAFALPAAAYGPLAMAAMYGLALLRHPASVHGTASQALRWTAYGAFLAAVAIWSGFKGGRIRLMAALQAAGAFTVWASLAGWLGWFAFPGFVLMTGDVRLSAVGARLGGFVQDPNFLGAAAGAFLLWQLALLARSGPRFAISAAAAAQTVPWALVLLLTESRGAWLAAAVCWTAGLALMKGNGRVRWLLGSGWTFACAGLAYRAVFGGGWRTVSVYGDGNGSAGADFAGTVLLVLITAASAGGLLLIRTVRLWSGGRCGALAAWGVLFAGAAALAALLPPAVHGRLAGHFQTAASRGRMYADALRLVGEAPLLGRGGDTWRMLFTQVQSQPYVGNEVHSGYMELLLDLGAAGLFVFLATTALLLRKVWRSDPAGLLPAGVLLLHAAIDFDMAFGSFWLLLYAWIGLYGEWRLGAERAVEAIDAVAAERASEAVDAAAAEALPRLGLAPSPPSSERSGGDPPPGGCAAAKAGAGSGRLQKLAAAARVTAALAACAIFAAGAVYGWRFELAARHREAAAASSGAAREAALRAALEANPYWTRIRLELAPLAPPPEQAALLAAGLRYEPQSVPLLLALGRLYAERRDVPQAEAGFRLALRYDRFNRAGQTAAVVAMTRLAGDLRAAGRLREAASAALAAVEFYAAYAAERSRTDAGSRGFAVTAAAKSAAAESRRLLEDLLMTAAP; encoded by the coding sequence ATGGCTGCTGTTCTCGGAATGGTCGCTGCGGCGACGGCGGCGGTGCTGATCGTCTCGGTCTGCCGGAACGGCCTGTTCTTCGATGCGATGTTTTATCCGTGGGTATGGATGCTCATTGCCGGCTTCGCGGCCGCCTGGACGTGCGCGGTTTGGCATGAACTGCGGCGGCGGGAAACGCGTCCGGCGTCCGGCGCTTCCGCACTGCGCCGGGTTTGGAACCGGGGGCGGACCGCTGCTGCCGCTGCGGCGTTCGCGCTGCCCGCCGCGGCGTACGGGCCGCTCGCGATGGCGGCGATGTACGGCCTGGCGCTGCTGCGGCATCCGGCTTCCGTTCACGGCACCGCCAGCCAGGCGCTCCGATGGACGGCTTACGGCGCGTTTTTGGCGGCGGTTGCGATTTGGTCCGGCTTTAAAGGAGGCCGGATCAGGCTAATGGCTGCCCTGCAGGCGGCCGGGGCATTTACGGTTTGGGCATCGCTGGCGGGCTGGCTTGGGTGGTTCGCGTTTCCCGGGTTCGTGCTGATGACCGGAGATGTCCGTCTTTCCGCCGTCGGCGCGAGGCTGGGCGGCTTTGTCCAGGATCCGAATTTCCTGGGGGCGGCTGCGGGGGCTTTTTTGCTGTGGCAGTTGGCGCTTCTGGCCCGTTCCGGCCCGCGATTTGCGATATCGGCGGCTGCGGCGGCGCAGACAGTGCCATGGGCGCTGGTTCTGCTGCTGACGGAGTCGCGGGGCGCCTGGCTGGCAGCCGCGGTCTGCTGGACGGCGGGCCTGGCGCTGATGAAAGGGAACGGCCGCGTGCGCTGGCTGCTCGGCAGCGGGTGGACGTTCGCGTGCGCCGGGCTGGCGTACAGGGCTGTTTTCGGCGGCGGTTGGCGGACCGTATCGGTGTATGGAGACGGGAATGGCTCGGCGGGGGCCGATTTCGCAGGCACGGTGCTGTTGGTGCTGATCACCGCCGCATCCGCGGGGGGGCTGCTGCTCATCCGGACCGTGCGCCTGTGGTCCGGCGGCAGATGCGGTGCCCTCGCCGCATGGGGCGTGCTGTTCGCGGGCGCGGCCGCGCTGGCCGCCCTGCTGCCGCCGGCTGTGCACGGCCGGCTTGCCGGACATTTCCAAACGGCGGCCTCGCGGGGGCGGATGTATGCGGATGCGCTGCGGCTGGTCGGGGAAGCGCCGCTACTCGGCCGCGGCGGCGACACCTGGCGGATGCTGTTCACGCAGGTGCAGTCGCAGCCCTACGTCGGAAACGAAGTTCACAGCGGCTATATGGAGCTGCTGCTCGATTTGGGCGCTGCGGGCCTGTTCGTTTTTCTGGCGACGACGGCGCTGCTGCTGAGAAAAGTCTGGCGCAGCGACCCGGCCGGGCTGCTGCCCGCAGGGGTTCTGCTGCTGCATGCCGCCATCGACTTTGACATGGCGTTCGGTTCTTTCTGGCTGCTGCTGTACGCCTGGATCGGTCTGTACGGCGAATGGCGGCTAGGAGCGGAGCGAGCGGTGGAAGCGATCGATGCAGTGGCGGCGGAGCGAGCTTCGGAAGCGGTCGATGCAGCGGCGGCGGAAGCTTTGCCGCGACTTGGACTGGCGCCAAGCCCGCCCTCGAGCGAGCGAAGCGGGGGCGATCCGCCGCCGGGCGGCTGCGCAGCCGCGAAAGCCGGAGCCGGATCCGGGCGGCTGCAAAAGCTTGCCGCTGCGGCGCGCGTAACGGCTGCGCTCGCGGCATGCGCCATTTTTGCCGCCGGCGCGGTATACGGCTGGCGGTTCGAGCTTGCCGCGCGGCACCGCGAGGCGGCCGCGGCGTCCTCCGGCGCTGCGCGGGAGGCCGCGCTGCGCGCGGCGCTCGAGGCGAATCCGTATTGGACACGGATTCGCCTCGAGCTTGCGCCGCTGGCGCCGCCGCCGGAGCAGGCGGCGCTGCTTGCGGCCGGACTGCGGTATGAGCCGCAGTCCGTGCCGCTGCTGCTGGCGCTCGGCCGGCTGTATGCCGAGCGCAGGGACGTACCGCAGGCGGAGGCGGGCTTTCGCCTCGCGCTGCGGTACGACAGGTTTAACCGCGCGGGTCAAACCGCGGCGGTTGTCGCCATGACGCGGCTCGCGGGGGACCTGCGAGCCGCCGGCCGTTTGCGCGAGGCAGCTTCGGCCGCCTTGGCCGCGGTCGAGTTTTACGCGGCTTACGCGGCCGAGCGCTCGCGCACGGATGCGGGCAGCCGCGGCTTTGCCGTCACGGCCGCGGCGAAGTCGGCTGCGGCGGAGAGCAGGCGGCTGCTGGAAGATCTGCTCATGACCGCCGCGCCGTGA